The region TCGCCCAGCTCTTCACCAACCATCGACTCCCTTACGAggaacagcagcagcagcagcactaCAGGCCTAACAGGTTCCTGGGATACTTCCAGAGAGAACGCGATGCCTACAATGCACCCGCTGAGGACCAGCCCCATCCTCTTCTCGGCTCCGGAAACTTCGGCGTCATTCGGGGAGGGACCTACTACAGTGACGATAAGGACAAGGACGAGTACTCCGTTGGGGAAACCCTTTTCAACCCTTATTTCCACGGACTGAACCCCCGCGCGAAGTCGAATTACTACAGGAACCCGAAACCGCAGCCGGTTCGCGGTGGTGACTTTTTCGCAAACTTCCGGGACTTCGCCGACATCACGGCGCCACCCAAGTCCAGCTTCTCTCACTTGTCCATTGTCTATGCGAATAAGAATGGGACTGCGGACCGCGTCGCTGAACCCAGAAACATCATCGAGACCCTCAGGATGCTCGAGGAAGAGTCCGAGCTTACCACCACCGAGATTCCGCAGAAGAAAATCAGCAATGGCAAGCGGAAGCTGCTGAAGCTTAAAAAGTACCAAGAAGACAAGTCCAGGAAGTCTCGCATGGCCGTCGAACCTCTTCTCGCACTGAGTTGAACGTGAAAAGCGAAGCGACGGTCCCAACTACTCCGGGACACACGAGACTTGCTGAGGGATGCATCCCACGGAAACTGGCCTTGATCGGAACCAAAGTCTGACCCTTCGACCCTTTGACCTCGACCTCTTCATCCGTCAGGAGCAACGTCGTTTTTAGATGAAACGCGAGTACAGAGGATTAGGAATCGGGAACCACTCGCAAGCTTCGCTCGCAACAAAACGCAACGACGAAATGTCAGGACTTTAAAAATCATACAGATCCCTCCAATGTTCTGGTTGTTTCAAATATTACTGACTCGCGCCGCGTTGTTTGCGAGTAACAAAATCATCATTGATGTCTTGACCTCGCAGTTAAATTTTAAGCATTACGATCAGTCGAGTAAAGCACACTCTTCATACTCGATGcctcatttataattttatgtaTATCATCGCAAAACATTAAGATTCTTCAGGATGGATCGCTCTACAAAATCGCGGGAGTCCGTCGTGAGGAAATGATCATTATACCACCATTACATACATACGTCGATGCCTGCAACGAAATCAAAATCGTCTAATTGCATGTAAATGTAAATTCGTATTATCACTAAAATTTCGCTGCAGACGTTGGctatttgttatattatttgttGTTGACTATTGTAGTGTGACTAGTGTTACATGATGTAATGTAAaagtgtaaaatgaaaaactgaaaaaaaaagtggaagaaaaaaaaggacgaATAAGCTAATAAACTCTtatctatatattttataaatcgaCGAGCCAACCCAACATCAGCCCTTACTTCCTTCTCCTAGTAGCGTATGTTTACGAATGTTTTAGgcttccggctaacttgttttcggtccgaaacaGAATGCGAGTTCGAATccatacgaattatgtgacagtGACTCGGAATCACTCACGTCGGTTGTATCGCCggtcattgtcacataattcgtacaGAATTCGAGCTGGCGTTTCATTTCGTAcggaaaacaagttagccggaagcCCAAAgcattaatgaatattactgTACAATAAAgcaaatatatattcatgacATGCACAATTTTTAGCAGGCACCATGGAGGCATTCGATGGACTAACGAGAACGACAAAAATTGACGAATTCTCAATCCAGCTCTACTTCAACTTCTTTTTGAGAGCTTTTACCAGCCGCCCAATCCCATCATGTACCTCGGCGAAGGTCCCGTTGTACATCCAGGCAGGTGTGCTGAACACGTTGTGCTGTTTGCAGTGAGTCACCTGAGTGACACTCCGTTCCTCATGCTTAGCGCCCATCTTCTTTACTTCAGCGATCGCCGCACAGTGAGGCCACTTCTCTGGTGGGCCTGAAAGTACCGAAGTTTTAGTATAAAATAACTGGTGTAAAACTACTTGGTTTAGTTCTACAATTATTCTCCTTTACAGGGTGACTGCCTCTCCGGATTGCAAAGACACTCACTACTTTTACCGAGCGTGATCTTCGTTCCGCAAAGTACTTTCGCTACGAGCACTGGGGCGATGCAAATTGCTCCGATCGGTTTCTTGGAGAGAGCGAACTCTGTGATGACCCTTTCAAGGTCTGGCAGAACCGTGCACTCTGCTCCTTTCGTGGCGAAGTCACTCCTGTAAATCCGAGGTCAAATACCGGTCCCTTTCCCTATTCCATGATCACTCTTTACTTGGCACTCACAGGGTCTTGGCGCAGCCGAAACCTCCAGGCAGGATTAAGGCGATTCCAGAATTGCAGTCGCACTCGCAGAGCGGACGGACCTCTGACCTCGCGATCCTCGCAGCCTCGACCAACGCATTTCGAGCCACGCCGCTACTGTCAGGCTGCTTGCAGAGGTGGTCCATCACCCCGCAGATCTCCGTATTGGGCGCGAAAAATTCCGGCTTGAAACCGTTGAGGTTCAAATTTATGGCCAGGGAAACCGCCTCTGTTACTTCTGATCCATCGAGAGACCCACAGCCGCACAGAACCTGCGGGGCCAGAAGAAGACGATTACTCGGGTGTTTCAATTCCTTCTCAATCGTTGGCGCAGCCGTTAATTGTTCACGACCGTTGGGGCTTATCTCATTAGAGCCGGATGCTGATACCAAGGCGACAATCTCTGCGACCTGAATGTTCACGCGTGCAGCGGCGAATTGCGCTCGTGCTAATTAAGTACATTCAGTGCTGCGTAGCTGCTGGTTCCGATCTCAGATTTTCGACTGAGATTTAATTAGTGGTTATTTCACAGACTCCGCACTTGATTGACAAGGTATTCGCGCTCGCATGCGTGCTTGTGTCTGCGTGAAGCATGTAACTTATTCCAGGGCATCGATTTCGAGCAGTATGTGATACCGTAACAATGCCGAACTAGAACGTGCGTGCTCAGTTGTGAAGGTGGCCAAACAAGCCCCGATACCTGTCACATTTCGACCGAAATATTGTAACAACGTACGGCACGTGTATTTTTGCAACCGTGAGAGGGTGGAAATCGGGACAATAAACCACATTAAGAGATGCCTAATTGGTATTCATGATTCAAAAACTATTGATTCCGTAACGAGACGATGTGGTTGCTGAAACGGACGTCGTAAtctgacaaaaaatttcggtTATCACATTAGCaaacgtataataaaatagaTATACTCGTATTATAGCGGTGGGTAATAATTCATAAGCCAGTTGTAATTCGATCCGTAACACCAGACGCTCatcaattattcattgaattttgaataatatgcACAGGTCTGTGAAAAGGACAATAGGTTGTAACGAAAGACGCAACTCACCACTGCGACAGGTTTAGGCTCGCAGTCTTTGGCccggaattttttaaatatactgACGTGGAGGTTGGAAACGTTTGACAGTTTGGCACGGACATTTGATAGTAAAACGCTGGACAACCGAGAGCGAAACATTGTTTCTCATCGAATCttcataataaaataacaagGCAGGCTACTGGAGACCCAGCGAAATTTTATCTGGGTGAAAAGTCCTAAAACTGGTAATTTGACAAGTTTTTAGCGCATTTCAGACGATTCCGTCACtttaaattcatcattgacagtttattttccatttgtttttctctctcggttagtatttcagaaaacgaagcAATGCCTAGCtgcggtgaaaaaaagtatccgCAAAATCTTACCTACGGTCGATAAAACGGATTTTCACCACGTGACTTTCCCGTCAGTCACTTTGATCTCGCCGTTCGTTTCACCGTGGATACTACAGGATCCGTTCGCCTTTCACTGTGGCTGGTAAATGGTGGATGGGCGCGTTGGGCAGCTAATGGTATAAAAGGTACCGCTGAACAAGAAGCTTTGGGACCTAGACGCAAGTCAGAGAGGAGGGCTAGATCCTTGGGTATATTGCTAAAGAACGAGGATGAAATTGAAGAGGGGAAAAGGCGCGCAAAACTGGAGCGAAGAACTGAGGAGGCAGAACTCCTCTCCTTGTGTGCGATATCCGTGTgcttaataaaaaatcgacgaGGAAGCGAGCCCAAGAAGCGCTTACTTTATGGCTCGTATAACCTTTACAGGCTCTAGGAGCAATTTTTGCCAGACTATGAATACGAAACACATAATGGAGGCCAAGATTTAACAGTTGAGCTGGCAAGGCGAAACCGTGTTCTCCCCGTAGCTTTTACCCTGCACCTGGAATATATTTCCAAGATTATTGAAACACTCGCCTTGAGCATCCGATACTTTATAAAGATTATGTGGGAATTGGTCGAACGCCCATATTTATCTCAAGCCTTTCCCGCCACTGAGGCAGCACGTTTCGTAGATGTACTTCACACGGGAGGATCTTCAGCGTTGAAAAATGAGAACGAAAATGTTGAGACCGACGGTGAAGCGTCTGATTAACCATTTCATCCATCATGTACGAACGttcgcaaaaaaataaaaaaccagaGACTCACACTTGTCTAATTGTTTCAGTATCAAAAGATATATTCGAAATCCTCTGGTACAGTCCAAGCCTAGAACCAGTACTGAATCTGACTAACCAGAAGCAGCATGGCAGCACTGTGTCAGTTGCTGAACCCACATAGCTCAGAGATAATTAATGCAGGTGGAGGAGCTCGGCTGTCGTATAGAGGCTGATACCCCGCGTCTCAATGACTGGGGTAATACGAGGGTGACGAAACATAATCCGCAGTAAGATATACCTCCCTCAATCTCGGGGTTGAACCCACTTATTCTAATTATCAGCTGGAGACGAGTGTCCCCGTGAGTCCTGTTCAACTCGTCACTTCCTCAATCTCGGGAGAACGTCTCCATACTCGATGCAGAAGCCGTGCCCACGGTGAGGAGCTTCACAAACACGCGTCCGCGGAAAGTCAGACGCGTTCGTGCGTGGAGTTCAAGGCGTGTGTGTCGGTGCTTAACGGGCGGGAGGAAGTCGTTGCGTACCCGAAGCTTACCCATAATCTTATGTAAATCTGCAACCCTTATGCGCCCAACCCTTACCGGTGTAACGGGCAGGGTTCACCCTCGTCCTCCTCTGCCGGCGTGGACCGCGTATGGAAAGGATGCGGGAAGGGCGGAAGCGCGGGGGTTATATGAATGTTAAAATAAGTTTGAAATTGTCGCGGACAAGTTCGGCCCCTCGGGAGGAACGGCGAGTAATCTCACCGCGCTCCAGCTTCCCGGTACCAGGTTCCACGCTCCTGGCTCCAACCTCTACCTTCTCCGTGCCGTTTCGCTACTGCAGCAGCTCCCAGTGCAGACTCGCTAGTTCGCACGCCTCTGACCGTCTAATTCAGAGGTTTTGTGTAGCGCTGGATTAATACAGAAAGTTCGGTTTCGAAGTTACAGGTTTACGAATACCTACGCAGTTTCATTGCAAAGCAAAATTCTGCGGACAGTGCACCACGTGTGCCAAACGGATGTGTGGAAATATGACTGGGCTTAGGAACCAATCGTCAGACCTAAGGCCCTTTGACAAATGATCGTTATGTGGGTACGGATCTGCAGACGATCCGTTATTAATGACGCGCTTGTCGACGGGGGCGAAGGCTGTTAGACTCTTCAAGTCGCAAGTGCGTTTTGATCGGTTCGGTACGATAGCTTCTACAGACAGCGGATCTAAACTTACGGGTACATTTGTTAATCGAAGAAAGTTTTTTCGGCCAGTAATCCAAAGCATGGAACAGCAACGTCAGTAACGGTAGCGGTGGCGAATTCTGACGTATGTCACACCGAGAGATTGGCACCCTTGGGATGCGGCTCATTCAATTAGTCACTCGGTTACTCGCATCACGTCACATTTACCTTACTCCCGGGTGGCAAAACTCCGTCACCCGCTGTCAGCCAGTGATTGCGAGAGTGTAAACTTTGCCGAAGAACGCGGATGCAAGGCTTGACGCCGATTTAATCAATCCtccgcttcttttttttacacctcaTTTTACACCACCCGGTATTGTCTTAgtgctgccgctgccgctCGCCGATCTAATCACTCGATATTAACCGCGATGCGACAATTCTCTTGCAATATTCCGTACAACCGAGGCTGAACCAGAACTGCTTACGCATTCCCGACGCAAAGCAGAGGTAATCCCTGGATAGCCAGGCGGAGGAGGAACCGCCTCCCTTCGCGTCCAGGTAGGTACCAAAGATCCCGTGAAATTTCCAGACAAGTCGACAATTACGCATCCGACATACCGCGAGAATGAAAACTAGGGAATATTCTTCAAAACACGAGTACTCGGTTTTTCGGCACGCGTTCTTTGGAGCCCAGAGCAATCACAACCCGATATGTGCAGGAAACCACTGCGGCTACACGCATTTCATTCCTAATTAgggtaataattattactctGTTCAACGCGCTAACGATGCGGACAAAGCGAAGGTCATCAACTCGTCAAcggggtgaaaaattcaatagtGTGCATAAATTGCTTTCAGCTCCTGGAATTGCAGAATATTTCGGTGCTTGTAATACGCAGATTCTATAAAACAAGAAGAAATCGAGAAAAGTTGTGACCGAAATCCAAATTCAGTCAGGTTATTATCCGCTATAATGTACGCTGATGAATTACTCTTCGTtgattttctcaaaatttacATACTGGCTGAGGTTAACCAGACGAAAGTTCTTCTGGGATTGCTAATTATATAATAACGCGATGAAGTAAGATTTTTGCTTCGTTTCACACTGGTATAAATTCAGCCCCATTCCATGTCAAGGTATCGTACACTTCAGCCACAGTATCGGGAGCGATTTCCACACCTTACGAGTGAAATTGAACGTCTCTTAATGCAACAAGATTCAGCGGCTATGACGTCATAGTGATGTTCCGCGTCCGATCTCGGcagaacgaacgaacgaacgaacgaaagaaggcaggaaggaaggaaggaaggaaggaagaggTGAGGGGCTGGAGGGCGGCTCGGTCTGCCCGGGGGAAGCCAGCCGACCATCCGATATTAAAATAACGCCACGAAGTGCATTATTCACATCCATATCCGAGCGCTCGAGCTCGGGCGAATATTTTAGTGAGAAGTGCGTACCACCGACTCCAACAACGGTGCTCATGTCGCTGGCGGCAGTAGCTCCGATATCAAGTCCTCGGGGAGTGGGAATCGCCGACCGGAAGTGGTCGTCAACTTCGTCGCAGGCTTCTTCGCGCCGTTTCCGGGGAAGAGAAAGGGGCGAAGACTCGCCGCggatgacttttttttttttttgaaagtagtGGGACATCGGCGACTTCCGTTTCTTCAGCAGCCTTCAGCGGGTCTCGGAGGCCCGTTTTGGGGCGAAGGATCGACGGAGAAGGTGCGGATGATAAAAATACGCCGGTGACCACCCCTGACAGCGCGATGAGCTTCGAAATGGCAGTGAGATGATTTTTCCgggcagagagagagagagagagaatgagagagggAAAACCGTCTGCTCTCCCTCGGGATCGCAGTCGAGGCCAGCTCTTCTCTGGACCAGGAAGCTAGGGGATGGAATGGAGGAACTCGCGGCGGCAGGGTGCGGAAAGCGTTGGAAGAACCCGCTCGAACCGAGCGGATCACTTCTCTAATTTTCAGCCCGATCAAACGTTATTTTACCACCACAAAGCTCGACCGATATATCGGTCTCGTTCGTATGTACTGAAACACAAGTTTTCCGTAACTGATATTGGGAAGTTTTCGCACACCCAGCCCACGTTGACCAACCGAAACTCGAATCCCGTTTGACACGAGGGCCGTGCAGTCGAGGAGCGAGAATTTCAGgaaggacgaaaaaaatatccccCAGCTTTCCTTTAATTTTGTCAACGAAATTTAACTTGACGAGAAACTTGACACCTAAACGACAtacgtatggggcattccgcgTAAATTCGATAAACGGTTAACCATaccgttttttcatttcgctaGGGAATATTCCTGTGTTGGTACGGCCTgtgaaaatctttaaaaaaataaataaaaattttaaatttgtttcatcACTCGTCCTTactatgaatttttaaacccATCTCAAAAACATCCGAAGTAATTTTTATGATCTTCCGGTCTACCGGAAATGAATtaattctcaattttgaaGCGAGAATACCTACGCATTTTTGGCCAAGGTCTGTCAGTTTGAGATTTTTCCTTTGACCCTTTTTGAGATCATCGTTGAACTTTGTGGGACAGACCGACAGGTTCTGCCCATTTCATGGTGAGAAACAGTATGgcgaaaaaactgtttttccgcttgttttctactttttaattcaaaggcaggtaattgaataattcgaataattttttgcacgATTCTCGAGATTCGTACATACACAGGGAAAAATATATGCAAAATctgcgaaattaaaaaatatcatgatCAAACGTTTACCGAGTTTGCGTGGAATGTcccatacatgtataccttTACGGTTTCCCCACAGagaatgtaataataataaaaaaaaaatgcaagttACAGATGATTTCGGAGAAAACAATGTTGAAACAAGTGATTTAAgctgaaatgaaattctcaTAAGTCAACAATTACAAATCAAAATCTCGAGTCGTTCAAAAACCTGTAGAAAATATTGGGCAgaatcaaagaaataaaacgatcGTGCGAAGGACTCAAGAGGTGTCAATCAGGTGGTTAAACGTTAATCGGTATAATAAGTtatattaaattgaaattgttcgGTACTAACGTTACACAGAATTAATTATATCCCAAGTTGAAAGCATACAGAGATAGGGTTAATTATAAAGCACACAGGTGAACATTATAGGGTTAGACCCGGGGGCGGGAGCTGAAATATACATCTCATTATTAGCTGCCACCCTGCTGCTTCGAGCCGGATTAATAGAGCCGGCTATATTAACTTCTGATTTATCATTCAGGTACGCGCCTCGGTCGTGCGGAGCGAATTAACCCCCAACGACGTGAGTATGTAGGTACAGCGTCTCAAACGACACTTTATGGGTAATGGAGAAGTGTTTCCAGCGCCCGAGATTATAAATTGGCATCTCAGTCCTAGACGCAACAGTGCGATTCGTCTCTACGTAGCTGTTTACATGACTTCAAGTTCCTACGTGTTGCGACTCTGCTCCGTTGTTGTTGTGGTCAGATCGACGTTGGCGCGTCCTGAGTTCGATCGAACGATCAACAATATTGTCAGTACTTGCGCGGCCGCGGACAAAGTCAGATCGGGAATCGAAGTTTCAATGCCGTAGAAACACGCGTGTGAATAAATCGAGTGCTGTGAGTGTGGGGAATGGTGCCAACGAAGATTCAGGTGCAACGATGTGCGAGGCTGTTGATCCCTGAGACCTTCAAGCTTCTACAACGTCGGGGTGAGTTCTTGTTCGATTGTTTTCAGGATTGATTGGTCattcttcctctcttttttgtcattttcaattgaaaaatccaCTTACCTTTCAACACTTGGTCATAAACTTACGTGTCAAAATCGCGATGGATTTCGGAGAGAAGTCTAGGATGGTCTAGCTCTAGGAAGACTTCAAGATATCCTGTTACAAGATTGctttgaagagaaaaacgCGGCGCAAAGGGGGAGGGTTGGTAGTAACAGAGATAATATTTCACGTATGCATCTTTACAGTCGGACGGTGCGCTATTATTAAAATCTCCGTAAAGTTgatcttgtttgaataaatgaataaatgagtCGGAGCCGACGTCGACGCGAAGACATAAAGCAGTTTATACGGGGTTGAAGTCAGGTCTTCCTGCAGCGGGGCGAGACTCGCAAAACGAAGCGAAACAATATTGCGAGAAGGAAATCTGTCCTTAGTGGCAACTAAAGATTAACATTTCAAGAAGAACGCGATATCCTTCCACCCAAGATGTGCGGCAGGCGAAGAGATACGTCACTTTCCTATTCATAACCCTTTTcgaattaatatattatacaccgGCCGAAAGTGTTAGACTTGGACGATGCAGGAAAATATCTGCAGTCCGATGGTCCTTTTCGCAGAAGTAATTCAAAGAATATACCCAAGTCGAAAACCGAGTGATCAACGGACCTGGAGGATATTAAAGCGATCGACGCGTACCACGGTTTGATTTCTCCTTTCTTTTATCCTTACGCTTTCATTTCTTcgctttttccatttttctctctgcctttctttcttcttatgtatttttttattagccAGTCTCTCCGCGCCTTTCCCCATGGGGTGTGGGGGTGGAAAGTTGGTCGAGTTTTTTCCGCGACTTTTGTTAATGTTCGGAATTAAGGGAGTAAGGCGACTTTAAGTCATAAGGTCCCGTGGGAACGACGCCGAGCAAACTGGCGGGTTCGACGCCAACTTCTacaattctttatttctttatcaACTCTACGGGTTCGAGTCGGCAGTCCCGTCTCGCGCCTTGCGCTCCGAACGGTTCATATAATTACTTTGTTCGACACAATTCCCTTCGTACAATTCACCTCTCAGTCTCCTCCTCTTTTTAAACTCGGACCGAAAAGCAAGGGGTTGACTCCTCGGCTAGTAGCTCGCTATTCTTACGACCGAAATTCCTTAGAATCCCCTTCActcatttttcttatcttaATACACGTTCACCCGGGAATTATTGCGCCGCTGATAATTAACGCTGTAAACAGGTTTGCGTTTCGGTGGGTGGaaatcgagtgaaaaatcGTCAACCGCGACCGCTAATGAGGGAAAAATTGAGGCAACTTTATTAAGTCTGGTGGGCAAGGGACGGGAAGTTACTCTGATTAAGTTACAGCCGAACCTTTTCCCCGCCTTCGCCTGGTTCGCGACCTACCGAGTCACCCCcgacataattttatttattacgcaatttaaaaaaatcgatcccTCGACTTTCAGCGGATCTTGTGTCTCTCGCACGCGCTTACGAGCGGTGTACTGTGTCCAACGTCTAATCACATTACACCACGTGCGCGGGGAGAAAGAAATCTgttaagaatgaaaaaagaagaattttggcaaattttcCGGAACCTTGATTCTATTGTCGAAAAAGAATCTCGTCAATCGTGCGTGATCGACTCGGATGACCAATTTTCGAAGGTTATACGAagataagaaattaaaaaaacaaacaggaAGAGATCTTCGAGACACTAAGCGTTTTCCATTTTACACGTGTAATTCTAACAGCCAGATTTTTCCACTGGAAACGAGTGTAAGGTGAGATTAACGTGCTTTTTAAAAAGCTTCGTGCAGGTCGCAAATCTTTCCCGCTATATCCAGAGTAGAGGGTTAAACGAAGAATTTACACCGGCCTGTAGAGAATTtgaataactgaataaatatAACGGCTTGCGTTCAACTAGCAAAGTTGACGGTGTCAGGAAATTCTTGAACATTAAAGTTCTTTAGGTGCGATGCACGTGGTTGCAATTCTTAGCTGAAAATTTGTTCAGCAGTATTTTAAACCTTTTACATAGGTTTAGTCTATACTGCGTCATGGTTTCCTTATCACCCCGTAACACTGTAACACCGATCACATTGCGATTTTAGTTAACGAAGTCAAAATCTAAACAACAGTGTATGgacatgaatttttataatctgTTCATTGTCGAGTATCATCGGTTCGGTAATATAACTTTTATTGAATACACGATATTCATaatccatttatttttcaattaactttgACACAGTAGTGAAATATCTTGGATTACGTAGGTGGGAATGAAAACTGGCGCaataaaattcttaaaaaaataatcctgcTCTCCTTTCGGCACCCCGGCAAATTCTCTTTGTGCGAACTCCGTGCCTACTTGCAATTCCGGAAAGCAAGAGATTCGGGTTTGGATAGACGAACACGCGTCACGCATAATGGGACATGATTGCGCCGTGTACGCGTAGCACACGCATGATTACCACGCGACGCGAGCCTCGTTCTTCAGCCTCCGTGCCAGCCGAGGACCACAATCGGTGGACAGAACAGGGCCGTCGATCGCTCGCCCTCGTGTAACTAATCAACCGACTCCCGGTGCAAATCGCCTCCCACACCTTCCTACTTCTGCCACAACTCTGCATTTCGCAACGCTTCAGAGAATTTCCCAAACTACTGAATCCATACATCGATCGTTTCGGCAGCGTGCCtcaaaaatctttgaaaatcaaGGTATTCAAACCTCGTTTAGAATGTCAATAAAAATTCGCAAAGAAAGCGTGTGTGAAAATTCACGCGGAGTAAATTCGTGGAGCTAATGTGTGTGAGTTGTTGATATGTGAAGCCCGGGGTAAAAGAGTGCATGAATCGGGAACGAccgtcgcgtcgcgacgcgtccAGCTCGGGCCGAGTCCAACTGGTGGGTGACATTTTTTCGCGTGTTTGCAAGCGGCGTGATGTAGCGTACCGATTACGCGCTGCAGTCGTAATTTTTCCTGAAATAATGAAGCGATTCGTTCAAAACGGCGTGCGAGGCGTTTGCGAGCCTGTGTGAGTGCTCACAACACAAAAACAAGGCTGAACCAGCCCCAAAGCACATCGAAGGCACACCCCGACTCACCTCTCGAGtgcttttcactttttatcgGCACATCCATCAGATTAACGGCATGATTGGACgccgccaatttttttttttttttttctttaccctcCTTTTTCGTCGTTTGTTAGTTGACcgtacatatttttcaacgctGTTTCGCGATCGTAACACAAGTTTGACTTCGGATCTTGAGTGTCGCTAAACGAATAAACAGCGATACGAGATCGTGATTCcggcaaataatttttcatctctccgACGAAACGACAAAGTGTAAATACGACGAGTAAAACACGTCAGGTATTCGCTCGCGACACGCAAGAAATAAGTCTGATTTTGATCCTGAGTAAGGCGCGCGATGTGCGTTCATCTGCGGTTCTTACAACATTGAAAGACTGGACAGAAAAAATGCATGTATGGCCTGACATGGCATACGCTGTGCGCACGTGCGAATGTCTAGGTGCGTGCAGTTGTATGGTTTAACAAGACGCTAACTACGGGGGTTGAACGGAAACTTGGCACGGGCTAACCGAGTTAACTTAACCCGATTAACTGAAGACTAAGGGCTGACTTGACTGAAGGAGGGTAGTAACTGACTGCGGTGGGGTGAATAGCTACGCTGTCAGCCTCTTcatgtttaattaattagcGATCAATTTGAAGGCAAAACACGTTATCAGAATTTTAACGGCGGTTCGAGGGCGCTGGATTTTATTTCTCCCTTATTTTTTAAGCTCTCTTCTTCATCCAACGAGCGATAATTATCACGGTCGAAAACTCGTACGCTTTGTGCGACCCTGAGATACTTTCCAATTTCGCTTCAACTACCCTCGGTTTGAGTCACTCACTTACTACTTCCTCGCATAAGGTTCAAACgaggaagaggacgaggaCTGACGGTCAGACGCACGACGCGATCGCTAATCAGC is a window of Neodiprion fabricii isolate iyNeoFabr1 chromosome 6, iyNeoFabr1.1, whole genome shotgun sequence DNA encoding:
- the LOC124184654 gene encoding uncharacterized protein LOC124184654 isoform X2, giving the protein MTPKTAFAIITGLLVATQVLGYPPQGRLMPDGAPVPEGAGAHEDSVAAASEAGGDEYDDSDMYMEPDGAESSPGDQTSASAQHTVNEEAIAIVDETLPEVLGKLEDRAEVLPSSENAGLRREFVDKSLESESQNFFPSFAQLFTNHRLPYEEQQQQQHYRPNRFLGYFQRERDAYNAPAEDQPHPLLGSGNFGVIRGGTYYSDDKDKDEYSVGETLFNPYFHGLNPRAKSNYYRNPKPQPVRGGDFFANFRDFADITAPPKSSFSHLSIVYANKNGTADRVAEPRNIIETLRMLEEESELTTTEIPQKKISNGKRKLLKLKKYQEDKSRKSRMAVEPLLALS
- the LOC124184654 gene encoding uncharacterized protein LOC124184654 isoform X1; translation: MQMNHPSRALRIIRDPVDLVILERKDLDESRKIWIRESSTDESNMQIAEHGAPVPEGAGAHEDSVAAASEAGGDEYDDSDMYMEPDGAESSPGDQTSASAQHTVNEEAIAIVDETLPEVLGKLEDRAEVLPSSENAGLRREFVDKSLESESQNFFPSFAQLFTNHRLPYEEQQQQQHYRPNRFLGYFQRERDAYNAPAEDQPHPLLGSGNFGVIRGGTYYSDDKDKDEYSVGETLFNPYFHGLNPRAKSNYYRNPKPQPVRGGDFFANFRDFADITAPPKSSFSHLSIVYANKNGTADRVAEPRNIIETLRMLEEESELTTTEIPQKKISNGKRKLLKLKKYQEDKSRKSRMAVEPLLALS
- the LOC124185581 gene encoding putative glutamine amidotransferase-like class 1 domain-containing protein 3B, mitochondrial is translated as MFRSRLSSVLLSNVRAKLSNVSNLHVSIFKKFRAKDCEPKPVAVVAEIVALVSASGSNEISPNGREQLTAAPTIEKELKHPSNRLLLAPQVLCGCGSLDGSEVTEAVSLAINLNLNGFKPEFFAPNTEICGVMDHLCKQPDSSGVARNALVEAARIARSEVRPLCECDCNSGIALILPGGFGCAKTLSDFATKGAECTVLPDLERVITEFALSKKPIGAICIAPVLVAKVLCGTKITLGKSSPPEKWPHCAAIAEVKKMGAKHEERSVTQVTHCKQHNVFSTPAWMYNGTFAEVHDGIGRLVKALKKKLK